One genomic window of Paenibacillus xylanilyticus includes the following:
- a CDS encoding alpha/beta fold hydrolase, with the protein MNAISKKVYAVTLTMAMSIALIQPAILAAEASKPTAAVAEAITSKAAQTLQQLGYIDGTTDGMQQTQTPITRAQAAIILQRVLKLDTPASLIGFADVLAQDEAAPAIYALKQSGLIRGQAKGYAPDAPLTRAQMASLFTRAFGLKDNGIQVVYSDMKQIPAVHAEDAIRLKQHFIIEGSAFNAKGTVTHGEFAEALYLALGLDVAAEGLTPLEDFFKQPAQAGFQMSPDGKHMAYLEPWNNRMNVVVKENGGSGKPTRITSETDRSIAAFVWATDDKLLYVKDEAGDENYHIYVTDMDGKNSKDLTPYPNTRAMLVDPLESIPDEILVGMNKRDPRIFDVYRINIKTGEAVLAAENPGNISGWLTDHEGKIRVAVSSDGNVSSLMYRDSEDKPFEPLLTTELGETFVPLMFTYDNKNIYVASNLDRDKTAIVEFSPSTKKVTKTIYENKDVDVTSFIPSKEKGTILAAVYETDKVNYEFFDNEFKKLMQDLQAKVPGKEVSISNMSEEGQVLFAAYSDKSMGTYYFYDSKTGKLDKLADAAPWIDESKMSDMKPVTYTSRDGLTLHGYLTLPNGAEASGLPLVVVPHGGPWARDSWGFSPEVQFLASRGYAVLQVNFRGSTGYGKAFLDAGNKEWGKAMQNDLTDGVNWLVKEGTVDPERVAIYGGSYGGYAALAGLAFTPDVYAAGISYVGPSNLFTLLDSLPPYWESERNMFYERMGDPVKDKELLTAASPLFHIDQMKAPLFVVQGANDPRVKQAESDQIVEALRKRGVDVPYMLKANEGHGFANVENQLDLYRAIEKFLNRHLMQE; encoded by the coding sequence TTGAACGCAATTAGCAAAAAGGTATATGCTGTAACGCTAACCATGGCCATGTCTATTGCTCTAATTCAGCCTGCAATTCTGGCAGCCGAAGCAAGCAAGCCTACAGCAGCCGTTGCTGAAGCCATAACCTCGAAGGCAGCACAGACGCTCCAGCAACTGGGATACATAGATGGTACAACAGATGGAATGCAACAAACACAGACACCAATAACGCGTGCTCAAGCAGCAATCATCCTGCAACGTGTACTTAAGCTCGATACACCTGCTTCTCTTATAGGCTTCGCTGATGTTCTGGCTCAAGATGAAGCCGCACCAGCCATCTATGCATTGAAGCAAAGTGGTCTCATTCGGGGACAAGCCAAAGGCTATGCACCGGATGCACCACTTACGCGAGCACAGATGGCCTCATTATTTACCCGTGCATTTGGATTGAAGGATAATGGAATACAGGTCGTATACAGTGATATGAAACAGATTCCCGCTGTACATGCCGAGGATGCGATTCGCCTCAAGCAGCATTTTATCATTGAAGGCAGTGCATTTAATGCCAAGGGTACAGTGACTCATGGTGAATTTGCCGAAGCATTGTATCTGGCACTAGGGCTTGATGTAGCAGCTGAGGGACTTACCCCATTAGAGGATTTCTTCAAGCAGCCAGCTCAGGCTGGATTCCAGATGTCGCCGGACGGCAAACATATGGCCTATCTGGAACCATGGAATAACCGCATGAACGTTGTGGTTAAGGAAAATGGAGGCTCGGGCAAGCCGACCCGGATTACGAGTGAAACCGATCGCAGTATTGCTGCCTTTGTATGGGCTACTGATGACAAATTGCTGTATGTGAAGGATGAAGCCGGAGACGAGAATTATCATATTTATGTTACGGATATGGATGGGAAGAACAGCAAGGATCTTACCCCATATCCCAATACAAGAGCCATGTTGGTTGATCCGCTGGAGAGCATTCCAGATGAAATTCTGGTGGGCATGAACAAACGTGATCCTCGGATCTTTGATGTGTACCGCATCAACATTAAGACAGGCGAAGCTGTGCTTGCTGCCGAGAATCCAGGTAATATCTCGGGCTGGTTAACAGACCACGAAGGTAAGATTCGTGTAGCCGTTTCCAGTGATGGCAACGTATCCTCGTTAATGTATCGAGATTCGGAGGATAAACCGTTTGAGCCATTGCTAACCACAGAGCTGGGAGAGACGTTTGTTCCATTGATGTTCACCTATGACAACAAAAATATCTATGTTGCATCTAACCTGGATCGGGATAAAACAGCTATCGTAGAATTTAGCCCGAGCACCAAGAAGGTAACTAAAACCATTTATGAAAACAAAGATGTGGATGTAACCAGCTTCATACCTTCGAAAGAGAAGGGGACAATTCTTGCAGCAGTTTATGAGACAGACAAGGTAAACTATGAATTCTTCGATAACGAGTTCAAGAAATTAATGCAGGATCTTCAAGCCAAAGTGCCCGGCAAGGAAGTTAGCATTTCCAACATGAGCGAAGAAGGTCAGGTCCTGTTCGCTGCTTATAGTGACAAGTCGATGGGCACCTACTATTTCTACGACTCGAAGACAGGCAAGCTGGATAAACTGGCTGATGCTGCACCATGGATTGATGAGAGCAAAATGTCAGACATGAAACCTGTGACATATACGTCACGTGATGGTTTAACCCTTCATGGCTATCTGACACTCCCTAACGGGGCGGAAGCTTCCGGGCTACCACTCGTTGTTGTCCCTCACGGCGGTCCTTGGGCACGTGACTCATGGGGCTTCAGTCCGGAAGTCCAGTTCCTTGCCAGCCGCGGCTATGCTGTACTGCAGGTGAACTTCCGTGGCTCTACAGGCTATGGTAAAGCGTTTCTGGATGCAGGAAACAAAGAGTGGGGCAAAGCGATGCAGAACGATCTTACGGATGGCGTAAACTGGCTGGTGAAAGAAGGGACAGTTGATCCAGAACGTGTAGCCATTTATGGAGGATCTTATGGAGGCTACGCAGCGCTAGCTGGACTGGCATTCACACCGGACGTGTATGCCGCCGGCATCAGCTATGTGGGACCTTCCAATCTGTTCACCCTGCTGGATTCCCTTCCACCCTATTGGGAATCTGAGCGGAACATGTTCTATGAGCGCATGGGTGATCCGGTGAAAGACAAGGAGCTGCTGACTGCAGCCTCACCTTTGTTCCATATCGATCAGATGAAGGCGCCGCTATTTGTCGTACAAGGTGCGAATGATCCGCGGGTTAAACAGGCAGAGTCTGATCAGATCGTGGAAGCACTGCGCAAACGTGGAGTGGATGTACCATACATGTTAAAAGCGAATGAAGGCCATGGTTTCGCCAATGTCGAGAATCAGCTTGATCTGTATCGAGCCATTGAGAAATTCCTCAATCGTCACCTGATGCAGGAATAG
- a CDS encoding D-alanyl-D-alanine carboxypeptidase family protein, which produces MKRWWKRAGMLLALLVIIYVGVKPDILIGKPGIKAESAVLMDLSTGKILMDYNGSLEMAPAGISKLMTELLVMEAVMNGEARWDDAVNVSLYASSVGGTQLALKQGEKFTVQELFQTMAVYSANDAAVALAEHIGGTEQSFVQMMNEKSSEIGMSTDTIFRNSTGLSEKQLGPHRPDVIQGQTVMTATDACKLAQYLIENYPEVLQVSSQTQVSMHQKGIYMSNKNWMLSSIGGPYAYDGNDGLKTGYDPLTGYHFVGTAERDGKRLISVVFGTESRESRFNETRKLLNYGFSGSKN; this is translated from the coding sequence ATGAAAAGATGGTGGAAACGGGCAGGAATGCTGCTGGCTCTGCTGGTCATTATATATGTGGGTGTTAAACCGGACATACTGATAGGCAAACCGGGAATCAAGGCGGAATCTGCAGTACTGATGGATTTGAGTACAGGCAAGATCCTGATGGATTATAACGGTTCATTAGAAATGGCCCCTGCGGGTATCAGCAAGTTGATGACAGAGCTGCTCGTCATGGAAGCTGTTATGAATGGCGAGGCACGCTGGGATGATGCGGTTAATGTTAGCCTGTACGCCAGTTCGGTGGGAGGTACTCAGCTTGCACTTAAGCAAGGGGAGAAGTTTACAGTACAGGAGCTTTTCCAGACGATGGCGGTGTATTCCGCTAATGATGCAGCTGTCGCGCTTGCAGAGCATATTGGTGGTACAGAGCAGTCGTTTGTACAGATGATGAACGAGAAATCCTCGGAGATTGGCATGTCAACGGATACCATCTTCAGGAACTCAACGGGACTAAGTGAGAAACAGCTGGGTCCTCATCGTCCTGATGTAATTCAGGGACAGACGGTCATGACAGCTACGGATGCATGCAAACTAGCACAATATCTGATTGAAAATTACCCCGAAGTACTTCAGGTCTCCAGCCAAACTCAGGTCTCCATGCATCAAAAAGGGATTTATATGAGTAACAAGAACTGGATGCTATCTTCCATTGGAGGACCTTACGCTTACGATGGCAATGATGGATTGAAAACGGGCTATGATCCACTTACAGGCTACCACTTTGTAGGAACAGCAGAGCGCGACGGTAAAAGACTGATCTCGGTTGTATTCGGTACAGAAAGCCGCGAAAGCCGTTTTAACGAAACGCGTAAACTCCTCAATTATGGTTTCTCCGGGTCAAAGAATTAA
- a CDS encoding oligopeptide ABC transporter substrate-binding protein produces the protein MKKRFFSRGLFFTMMLVFVLALAACSEKEAATPTPSSNTGETKTEEKPANEEGVYSIEDFNNVKTNEGTAIEGGSITFGLVSDTAFEGTLNYNFYSGDPDVQVLGWFDEGLLTWDKDYVYTNDGAATYETSEDGKTFTLTIRDNVNWHDGKPVTAEDLQFAYEVIGNKAYDGPRYDSNFTSVVGMDEYHAGKAKTISGIKVLSDKQISITYKESTPSLLTGGVWTYPLAKHIFGDMDVAKMSSSKEVRETPIGFGPFKVETITPGESVTFVKNEDYWRGAPKLDKVTLKVINPTTVVQELKSGGVDLVDAFPTDQYKDNADMSNVEFLGAIDRAYTYIGFKLGTWDEENGKVVTNPDAKMADKNLRKAMWMAVDNDQVGKRFYNGLRWNATTLIPPSHPEFHDSNNPGVAYDPEAAKALLDEAGYKLDGEFRTNPDGSPLEINFVSMTGGDTAEPLARYYVQSWAAIGLKVNLEMVEFNSFYDRVGNTGKDDPNIDVYQAAWGVGIDVDPAGLYGRDALYNFSRFSSEKNDELLAKGVSAEAFDVEKRKEIYNEWQQYMVDEVPVFPTLYRAVVAPVNKRVMNYAIGDGTGIYLSDLAVNADKPVVAE, from the coding sequence ATGAAAAAGAGATTTTTTTCACGGGGACTATTTTTCACGATGATGTTGGTCTTCGTACTGGCGCTTGCGGCGTGCTCGGAGAAAGAGGCAGCAACACCAACGCCTTCTTCGAACACAGGGGAGACGAAGACAGAGGAGAAGCCTGCTAATGAAGAGGGCGTGTACTCCATTGAGGACTTTAACAATGTTAAAACCAACGAAGGAACTGCCATTGAAGGTGGATCTATCACATTTGGACTTGTATCAGATACTGCTTTTGAAGGTACACTGAATTACAATTTTTACTCGGGCGATCCTGACGTGCAAGTTCTGGGTTGGTTCGATGAAGGTTTGCTGACTTGGGATAAAGACTATGTATACACCAATGATGGTGCAGCAACGTATGAAACATCCGAAGATGGAAAAACGTTCACACTAACCATTCGTGATAATGTAAACTGGCATGATGGTAAGCCGGTAACGGCAGAAGATTTGCAATTTGCTTATGAAGTTATCGGTAACAAGGCTTATGATGGTCCTCGTTACGATTCCAACTTCACAAGCGTAGTAGGTATGGATGAATACCATGCTGGTAAAGCAAAAACGATCTCCGGTATCAAAGTGCTGAGCGACAAACAAATCAGCATCACATACAAAGAATCTACACCGTCCCTGCTGACAGGTGGCGTATGGACATATCCGCTGGCTAAACATATCTTCGGTGATATGGATGTAGCCAAAATGTCCTCTTCCAAAGAAGTGCGTGAAACTCCAATCGGTTTTGGTCCATTTAAAGTGGAAACCATCACTCCAGGTGAGTCTGTAACATTTGTGAAAAATGAAGACTACTGGCGTGGAGCTCCAAAACTGGATAAAGTGACTTTGAAAGTTATCAACCCAACAACGGTTGTTCAAGAATTGAAATCTGGCGGGGTAGACCTCGTGGATGCATTCCCTACAGATCAATATAAAGACAATGCAGATATGTCCAATGTGGAATTCCTGGGTGCAATCGACCGTGCTTATACGTACATCGGTTTCAAACTGGGTACATGGGATGAAGAAAACGGAAAAGTTGTAACGAATCCTGATGCAAAAATGGCTGACAAAAACTTGCGTAAAGCGATGTGGATGGCTGTAGACAACGACCAAGTCGGCAAACGTTTCTACAACGGTCTGCGTTGGAACGCAACAACATTGATTCCGCCGTCTCACCCTGAATTCCATGATTCCAACAATCCAGGTGTAGCCTATGATCCTGAAGCAGCCAAAGCTTTGCTTGATGAAGCTGGCTACAAATTGGACGGAGAATTCCGTACCAATCCAGATGGATCACCACTGGAGATCAATTTCGTATCCATGACAGGTGGCGACACCGCTGAACCACTGGCACGTTATTATGTTCAATCCTGGGCAGCAATCGGCCTGAAAGTGAACCTCGAAATGGTTGAGTTTAACAGCTTCTATGACCGTGTAGGTAACACTGGTAAAGATGATCCAAACATCGATGTGTACCAAGCAGCATGGGGTGTAGGTATTGACGTAGACCCAGCAGGCCTGTATGGTCGCGATGCACTGTATAACTTCTCCAGATTCTCTAGTGAGAAAAATGATGAGTTGCTTGCAAAAGGTGTCTCTGCTGAAGCCTTCGACGTAGAGAAACGCAAAGAAATCTACAATGAATGGCAGCAGTACATGGTTGATGAAGTTCCAGTATTCCCGACACTGTACCGTGCTGTAGTAGCACCGGTCAACAAACGTGTAATGAACTACGCGATTGGTGATGGAACAGGTATCTACCTGAGCGATCTGGCTGTTAACGCAGATAAACCAGTAGTGGCTGAGTAA
- a CDS encoding ABC transporter permease yields the protein MSKANDVVITSQKIDKSPSSLSILWRELVRDKVALISLIFLGLVLLLVYGTALVLDQDEIVKVDLFALYEPPSAQYWLGTDYGGRDVFGQLVIGTRNSLSIAILVTVMTGFLGIVIGLLSGYFGGLIDNIFMRVVDFFMVLPFMMIVIAFVTAVPKYSITSFSLIMTAFLWMGIARLIRSKALQERELEYVKASKTLGSSHLKIMLSQVLPNLSSIIIVTMTLNLAANIGLESGLSFLGFGFPESTPSLGTLVSYARNPQTLETRWWIWLPASVLILVLMLSINNVGQALKRATDARQRRG from the coding sequence ATGAGCAAGGCCAATGATGTCGTTATAACTTCACAGAAGATAGATAAAAGCCCCTCTAGCTTGAGTATCTTATGGAGGGAGCTAGTCCGGGATAAAGTGGCGCTAATTTCGCTCATATTTTTAGGATTAGTTTTATTACTAGTTTACGGAACCGCTTTGGTTCTGGATCAGGATGAAATTGTTAAAGTAGATCTATTCGCCTTGTATGAGCCGCCTTCAGCCCAGTATTGGTTAGGAACAGATTACGGCGGGCGAGATGTATTCGGACAATTAGTCATAGGTACTCGGAACTCATTATCCATTGCCATTCTTGTTACGGTAATGACAGGATTCTTGGGAATCGTGATTGGTTTATTGTCCGGTTACTTCGGAGGATTGATTGATAATATATTCATGCGTGTCGTGGATTTCTTCATGGTTCTACCGTTCATGATGATCGTTATCGCGTTTGTTACAGCAGTACCCAAATATAGTATTACTTCGTTCTCACTAATCATGACTGCTTTCCTATGGATGGGAATTGCCAGATTGATTCGGTCTAAGGCATTACAGGAGCGCGAACTTGAATATGTAAAGGCATCAAAAACGTTGGGTTCTTCCCATCTCAAAATCATGCTTTCACAGGTTCTACCTAATCTGAGCTCCATCATCATCGTAACGATGACATTGAACCTTGCTGCCAATATTGGCCTTGAATCCGGGCTGTCTTTCTTGGGATTTGGATTCCCTGAGAGCACACCGAGTCTTGGAACACTCGTAAGTTATGCACGTAATCCGCAAACCCTGGAAACCAGATGGTGGATATGGCTACCTGCGTCAGTACTTATTCTGGTATTGATGTTGAGTATAAATAATGTCGGTCAAGCCCTTAAGCGTGCGACTGATGCAAGACAAAGAAGAGGTTAA
- the opp4B gene encoding oligopeptide ABC transporter permease, with protein sequence MWNIILRRIMIMIPQIFLLSLLVFLMAKAMPGDALTGLLDPSIDPKALDEQRERLGLNNPWYIQYWDWIRNAAQGDFGQSFRFKMPVMDLIGQRISNTFWLAFATLVFTYLIAIPLGIISGRYNDTWSDRLITGYTYLGFAAPLFIFALVMLWIFGFHFGLFPTGGSVAPGLTPGTFSYVASKFYHLLLPALSMALIATVSTVQYLRSEIIDIKHKEFVLTARAKGASESRVYNRHILRNSLLPIAAFFGYEITGLIGGTIIIEGIFSYPGMGQLFLNSISLRDFSVVTALVLIFGIATILGSLLSDIILGLVDPRIRIK encoded by the coding sequence ATGTGGAATATAATACTACGAAGAATCATGATTATGATCCCTCAGATCTTTTTGCTTAGTCTCTTGGTATTCTTGATGGCCAAGGCGATGCCAGGCGATGCACTAACAGGCTTGCTTGACCCAAGCATAGATCCTAAGGCTCTGGATGAACAAAGAGAACGACTTGGACTCAACAATCCATGGTATATACAGTATTGGGACTGGATCAGAAATGCAGCACAAGGTGACTTCGGGCAATCTTTCCGATTTAAAATGCCAGTTATGGACTTGATTGGTCAACGGATCTCAAATACATTCTGGCTGGCTTTTGCAACGCTTGTGTTCACATACTTAATCGCAATTCCACTCGGTATTATCAGTGGTCGTTACAACGATACATGGTCTGACCGTTTAATTACGGGTTACACCTATTTAGGTTTTGCAGCACCTTTATTTATTTTTGCACTCGTTATGTTATGGATTTTTGGGTTCCACTTCGGGTTATTCCCAACTGGAGGCAGCGTAGCACCTGGACTTACACCAGGAACATTTAGTTACGTTGCAAGCAAGTTCTATCATCTGTTATTACCGGCCTTATCCATGGCGTTGATCGCTACAGTATCCACGGTTCAATACTTACGTAGTGAAATTATCGATATTAAGCACAAGGAATTTGTTCTCACTGCGAGGGCCAAGGGCGCCTCGGAATCACGAGTTTACAACAGGCACATTCTAAGAAACTCTCTACTTCCGATTGCTGCATTCTTTGGTTATGAGATCACTGGACTTATCGGAGGTACCATTATCATTGAGGGTATATTCAGTTATCCGGGCATGGGTCAGCTGTTTCTTAACTCAATCTCTCTTCGGGATTTCAGTGTTGTGACTGCGCTTGTCCTGATATTTGGTATCGCCACAATTCTGGGCTCGCTGTTATCTGACATTATTCTTGGATTGGTAGATCCACGTATACGGATCAAGTAA
- a CDS encoding ABC transporter ATP-binding protein, translating into MALLEVEGLKIHFPIRGGLIKREIGSIKAVDDVSFSIEQGQTYGLVGESGSGKTTTGRAVIGLNHVTAGKILFNGKDLTKERRKDRQLQRDVQMIFQDPYSSLNPKKRVIDIIAEPLRNYERLTATEEKRQVRDLLEKVGLSPESIYKYPHEFSGGQRQRIGIARAIALKPKLIIADEPVSALDVSVQAQVLNFMQEIQKELNLTYLFISHDLGIIRHMCDQIGIMYKGRYVEQGTTDDIFENPQHIYTKRLIAAIPDMDPTKRDEMTAFRQQVKSEYENSYRNFFDEEGLAYSLKSISNTHRVALPQKG; encoded by the coding sequence ATGGCATTACTCGAAGTTGAAGGACTCAAAATACATTTTCCGATTCGCGGTGGATTGATCAAACGTGAAATTGGAAGTATCAAGGCGGTTGATGATGTAAGCTTCTCCATTGAGCAGGGACAGACTTACGGACTCGTTGGTGAATCAGGCTCAGGCAAAACGACGACAGGGAGAGCCGTTATCGGACTCAACCATGTAACAGCCGGAAAAATTCTATTTAACGGCAAGGACCTTACCAAAGAGCGCCGTAAGGACAGACAACTCCAGCGAGACGTGCAAATGATCTTTCAAGATCCCTATTCTTCACTGAATCCCAAGAAGAGGGTTATCGATATTATTGCTGAACCTCTACGCAACTATGAGCGACTTACAGCTACGGAAGAGAAGAGACAAGTCAGGGATTTGCTAGAAAAAGTAGGTCTAAGTCCAGAGTCCATCTATAAGTATCCTCATGAATTTTCCGGAGGACAGCGGCAGCGGATCGGAATTGCCCGGGCAATTGCACTGAAGCCGAAACTAATCATTGCAGATGAGCCCGTATCCGCTCTGGATGTATCCGTACAGGCACAAGTGCTTAATTTCATGCAGGAGATTCAAAAAGAGCTAAATCTGACCTATCTGTTCATCAGTCATGACCTCGGAATTATAAGACATATGTGTGATCAGATTGGAATTATGTATAAAGGTCGCTACGTAGAGCAAGGAACGACCGATGATATTTTTGAGAATCCACAGCATATCTATACCAAGCGTCTCATAGCAGCTATTCCGGATATGGATCCAACCAAACGTGACGAGATGACTGCTTTCCGTCAGCAGGTTAAATCCGAGTATGAGAATTCATACCGAAACTTCTTTGATGAGGAAGGGCTTGCTTACTCGCTCAAATCCATTTCCAATACTCACCGAGTAGCTCTACCTCAGAAAGGTTGA
- a CDS encoding ABC transporter ATP-binding protein, which translates to MNTELLEVRNLTTSFRIEDDYYAAVDHVNLTVKKNEVLAIVGESGSGKSAFAFSIMGLHNKAKIDGQILYKGQDIANISPNKLNKLRGKEMGMIFQDPLSALNPLMIIGDQIDEILTLHQPKMSSKEKKDKVIDLLNQVGIPRPEQIYKQYPHELSGGMRQRVVIAIAIANKPELLIADEPTTALDVTIQLQILELIRDLKNEINAGIILITHDLGVVAEMADRVAVMYAGEIVEIADIYTLMNNAKHPYTRSLLNSIPTITEEKSKLHVIQGIVPSLKNLPRKGCRFKARIPWISDSAHEENPQMHEIAPGHFVRCTCYQHFHFPDQAEEE; encoded by the coding sequence TTGAACACAGAGCTATTGGAAGTCAGAAATCTAACTACATCATTCAGAATTGAAGATGACTATTATGCAGCAGTTGATCACGTTAACCTTACGGTTAAGAAAAACGAAGTACTAGCGATTGTTGGAGAATCAGGATCAGGCAAAAGTGCGTTCGCATTTTCAATTATGGGTCTTCACAACAAAGCCAAAATTGATGGCCAGATTCTATATAAAGGACAGGATATTGCGAATATCTCTCCTAACAAATTAAACAAGCTCCGCGGTAAAGAGATGGGAATGATCTTTCAGGACCCACTTTCCGCATTAAATCCTCTGATGATTATTGGTGACCAGATCGATGAGATTCTGACACTACATCAACCTAAAATGTCTTCTAAAGAAAAGAAAGACAAGGTTATTGATCTGCTTAACCAAGTAGGGATTCCACGTCCCGAACAGATATACAAGCAGTATCCCCACGAACTATCTGGCGGTATGAGGCAGCGTGTTGTTATTGCAATTGCCATTGCAAATAAACCTGAACTGCTCATTGCCGATGAGCCTACAACAGCACTTGACGTTACGATTCAACTTCAGATTCTTGAACTTATCCGAGATTTGAAGAACGAGATCAATGCTGGCATCATCCTGATTACACATGATCTTGGGGTGGTTGCTGAGATGGCGGATCGAGTTGCAGTAATGTACGCGGGTGAAATCGTTGAGATTGCAGATATCTACACGCTAATGAACAATGCAAAGCATCCATACACAAGATCTCTATTGAACTCTATTCCTACGATTACCGAAGAAAAATCGAAGCTGCATGTCATTCAAGGTATTGTACCTTCATTAAAAAATCTTCCTCGCAAAGGGTGCCGATTCAAGGCCCGAATCCCGTGGATCAGTGATTCGGCCCATGAAGAGAACCCGCAGATGCATGAAATTGCTCCAGGTCACTTTGTACGCTGCACCTGTTACCAGCACTTTCATTTCCCTGATCAAGCTGAGGAGGAATAA
- a CDS encoding M15 family metallopeptidase, which translates to MKKIKKKEQRKQKKSLRFWLIATLLISVLYVWLQQKEDTYEIWPDYTREAAPITGLHPVVAESEQLLVRKAARRGIDIVITHGYRSIEEQDELFNQGRSTTGNIVTNARGGESYHNYGLAIDFALRTPDGDVVWDMERDDNGNGQADWMEVVDLAKELGFTWGGDWANFPDYPHLQMDFGLSINELKRGKRPPDSP; encoded by the coding sequence ATGAAGAAAATCAAGAAAAAAGAGCAGCGGAAGCAAAAGAAAAGTTTACGTTTTTGGCTAATAGCTACGCTGCTAATTTCCGTTTTATACGTATGGCTGCAGCAAAAAGAGGATACTTACGAAATTTGGCCAGATTATACTAGAGAAGCTGCGCCCATCACAGGTCTCCATCCCGTCGTGGCAGAGAGTGAGCAGTTACTGGTACGCAAAGCAGCCCGGCGTGGTATAGATATCGTTATCACCCATGGTTATCGAAGTATAGAAGAGCAGGATGAGCTGTTTAATCAAGGCCGCTCGACCACTGGGAATATCGTTACGAATGCCAGAGGCGGGGAATCATATCATAATTACGGACTGGCTATTGATTTCGCACTTCGGACCCCAGATGGTGATGTAGTATGGGATATGGAGCGCGATGATAACGGCAATGGACAAGCAGACTGGATGGAGGTTGTCGATCTGGCCAAGGAGTTAGGATTTACATGGGGAGGCGACTGGGCTAACTTTCCGGATTATCCTCATCTGCAGATGGATTTTGGCTTAAGCATCAATGAGTTGAAGCGTGGCAAACGCCCGCCGGATTCACCATAA